In the Pyrolobus fumarii 1A genome, one interval contains:
- the feoB gene encoding ferrous iron transport protein B codes for MSRECKQAPRDVRAATCKCHLTPSLVVKQECSIVAALAGAPNVGKTSLFNTLTGRAERVANWTGVTVDLKTAVVPYDNQRLCIVDLPGTYGLSGSGPEEQVARDFLIHQKPDVIIALADATNLEKTLYLPLEVAEYSGNTIIALTKIDAAEAKGIKIDVEGLSRDLGIPVVATSSLRGLGLDTLQETIVKVASRPGKPLHIDYGDLEEYIAKLEELLRSECKSTRDGLTRWLAVRLLEGLDWAPRIVEELCGEAAKRVIEEAERLRDEYRRRTGKDPGQHAVAARYRMVEKLVEKHVVKRPARDSSLTKVDVLLLHPIAGPVLSLLLLLGAFLLVFTLNTGFPLNMILDALGFSEAAALLEEYSIAGILGMIFGHIADIIRGSVRPEWLASLLADGIVSGVGLVLSFTPLIAFVYAVFGALEDTGLAPRIAVAFDRFLRKFGVGGKAIFPAIMGLGCNVPAVTAARIIESSRERLVTILAVPLIPCQARLVVILAFTAAFFAEHGPLVTAVVALSMYAVAYAVFLLTTWILSKLLGNEVNEEYFIELPPLQKPSWKVIWWYVRSSVEHFLVRAGTIILVLSIVTWFATSYTPVLAPTDDPGESIAASVGKALAPLIEIVFDVSHDIAWRLGFGFVQGLAAKEVFLEALAMTAPEGIPKTSPEEAISYLNLTPAQAYAVLLAVTLYMPCVATLATIYSEVRNGKLTAAILAYTLSLATLLAFAARVVLQMLLA; via the coding sequence TTGAGCAGGGAATGCAAGCAAGCTCCGAGGGACGTTAGAGCCGCTACATGCAAGTGTCACCTAACCCCTAGCCTAGTTGTAAAACAAGAGTGCAGCATTGTAGCAGCGTTAGCCGGTGCCCCGAACGTAGGCAAGACCAGTCTCTTCAACACGCTAACCGGGCGAGCCGAGCGTGTAGCCAACTGGACGGGCGTCACCGTCGATCTGAAGACAGCCGTCGTCCCCTATGACAATCAGAGACTGTGCATAGTGGACCTACCCGGAACCTACGGTCTAAGCGGCTCCGGCCCAGAGGAACAAGTGGCCAGGGACTTCCTCATACACCAGAAGCCAGACGTGATAATCGCACTGGCGGATGCGACCAACTTGGAGAAGACGCTCTACCTCCCGCTGGAGGTCGCCGAGTACAGCGGCAACACGATCATAGCATTGACTAAGATTGATGCCGCCGAGGCCAAGGGGATAAAGATAGACGTTGAGGGGTTGTCTAGAGACCTTGGCATCCCCGTGGTCGCGACAAGCTCGCTGAGAGGTCTGGGCCTCGACACGCTGCAAGAGACTATTGTGAAGGTGGCTAGCCGCCCGGGGAAACCACTCCACATAGACTACGGCGATCTCGAAGAATACATAGCTAAGCTTGAGGAGCTGCTACGCTCGGAGTGCAAGTCGACACGAGATGGTTTAACCAGGTGGCTTGCCGTTAGGCTCTTGGAGGGTCTAGACTGGGCACCGAGGATCGTCGAGGAGCTCTGCGGCGAAGCTGCCAAGAGGGTTATCGAAGAGGCTGAGAGGCTTAGGGATGAGTATCGGAGGCGTACGGGCAAGGATCCCGGCCAACATGCCGTTGCGGCCAGGTACCGTATGGTTGAGAAGCTCGTCGAGAAGCATGTAGTCAAGAGGCCTGCTAGAGACTCGAGTCTCACAAAGGTGGATGTTCTGCTGTTGCACCCGATTGCTGGGCCGGTCCTATCGCTGCTCCTGCTGCTAGGCGCCTTCCTTCTCGTCTTTACGTTGAACACCGGCTTCCCACTAAACATGATACTCGACGCGCTGGGTTTCAGTGAAGCCGCCGCTCTGCTCGAAGAGTATAGCATAGCAGGCATCCTGGGCATGATCTTCGGGCACATCGCTGATATCATAAGGGGTAGCGTCCGGCCCGAGTGGCTTGCAAGCCTCCTAGCCGATGGTATTGTGAGCGGCGTCGGCCTGGTGCTCAGCTTTACACCACTAATAGCGTTCGTCTACGCCGTGTTCGGCGCGCTTGAGGATACGGGGCTCGCGCCAAGGATAGCTGTGGCTTTTGACAGGTTCCTACGCAAGTTTGGTGTCGGCGGAAAGGCGATATTCCCGGCTATAATGGGGCTTGGGTGTAATGTTCCCGCCGTCACAGCAGCGAGGATTATCGAGTCTAGTAGAGAGAGGCTAGTGACTATCCTGGCCGTACCGTTGATACCGTGCCAGGCGAGACTAGTGGTTATACTCGCGTTCACAGCGGCTTTCTTTGCGGAGCACGGGCCCCTCGTCACAGCGGTAGTGGCACTCAGCATGTACGCGGTGGCCTATGCGGTCTTCCTCCTCACGACATGGATTCTCTCAAAACTGCTCGGCAACGAGGTCAACGAAGAGTACTTCATCGAGCTGCCGCCTTTGCAAAAACCGAGCTGGAAGGTCATCTGGTGGTACGTGCGTAGTAGTGTGGAGCACTTCCTCGTAAGGGCTGGCACGATAATACTCGTGCTGAGCATCGTAACATGGTTCGCCACGAGCTACACACCAGTGCTGGCACCCACAGATGACCCGGGCGAGTCTATAGCAGCGAGTGTCGGCAAAGCACTCGCACCACTAATAGAGATTGTATTCGACGTTAGCCACGATATTGCGTGGAGACTGGGATTCGGGTTCGTCCAGGGGCTAGCTGCTAAAGAGGTGTTCCTAGAGGCTCTTGCAATGACCGCGCCGGAGGGCATACCGAAGACATCCCCGGAAGAGGCGATAAGCTACCTTAACCTGACGCCCGCCCAGGCATACGCGGTGCTACTAGCCGTAACGCTCTACATGCCATGTGTAGCCACCCTTGCCACTATATACAGCGAGGTTAGAAACGGGAAGTTGACTGCAGCTATCCTCGCGTACACGTTGAGCCTCGCTACGCTACTAGCTTTCGCCGCTAGAGTCGTACTCCAGATGCTTCTCGCCTAG
- the pheT gene encoding phenylalanine--tRNA ligase subunit beta, with amino-acid sequence MPTLRFLAPRLFEAIGSSVTRQELEELLFRLKCETEWGEGDEVYVEVNADRPDMFSVEGIARAVRGLLGIETGLPSYEHVPSGFTLRVESVPSRPFIAAGVVYDVYVDGVFLEELIQFQEKLHETLGRGRRRVAIGIHDLEKVPSKNLVYREVNIDEVRFTPLHGDREMSVREILAETEQGRKYGAISLRGDRHPVFATEDGVVLSLPPVINADVTRVEPGTRHLLIDVTGTSWEAVKQVLNVLVYTLAERSRSKRVGIVRLVGAPESETPVWSTRSITASHERIVAWLGARLEPSDVVDALERMRHNAEYDAGAYTVEAAPYRVDVSTWVDVAEDVAIGIGYDRVGWQAPPPTTRGSLSPIRGLERSIRVILAGYGFQEVYSFTLTSCERQEELGAVPTTMLVRVANPVSRELACLRASITPQLLELAAQNQHIVPLRIFEMGDVALVDESRPEKVRIEKHLAILLMDERVGYEDIQSYVWGLVRLLGDEIREVEEVDHPLLIPGRAARIKTRDGLEGILGEVHPAHLEKLEIRYPVAIAELRYDTVAKPRLANPYKALHSS; translated from the coding sequence TTGCCCACGTTGCGTTTCCTTGCACCAAGGTTGTTCGAGGCTATAGGCTCTAGCGTCACACGCCAGGAGCTGGAGGAGTTACTGTTCCGGCTGAAGTGCGAGACCGAATGGGGGGAGGGCGACGAGGTCTACGTTGAGGTTAACGCTGACCGCCCGGACATGTTTAGCGTTGAGGGTATCGCGAGAGCTGTTCGTGGGCTTCTGGGTATCGAGACGGGTCTGCCTAGCTATGAGCACGTGCCGTCCGGGTTCACGCTTAGGGTCGAGAGCGTCCCGTCTAGGCCCTTTATCGCCGCTGGAGTGGTTTACGACGTGTATGTCGACGGGGTTTTCCTGGAGGAGCTTATACAGTTCCAGGAGAAGCTCCACGAGACCCTGGGGCGCGGCAGGAGGAGGGTAGCGATAGGCATCCACGACCTGGAGAAGGTGCCATCAAAGAACCTGGTCTACCGCGAGGTGAACATAGACGAGGTGCGCTTCACGCCCCTCCACGGAGATAGGGAGATGAGCGTGCGTGAGATCCTCGCGGAGACCGAGCAGGGTAGGAAGTACGGGGCGATATCGCTACGCGGCGATAGACACCCGGTCTTCGCGACGGAGGATGGGGTTGTGCTCAGCCTGCCTCCGGTGATAAACGCGGATGTGACACGTGTTGAGCCCGGCACGAGACACCTCCTCATAGACGTGACGGGCACATCATGGGAGGCGGTCAAGCAGGTTCTAAACGTGCTGGTCTATACCCTCGCCGAGAGGAGCCGCTCGAAGAGAGTCGGCATCGTCAGGCTTGTCGGTGCTCCCGAGTCGGAGACCCCAGTATGGTCGACGAGGAGTATCACAGCTAGCCATGAGAGGATCGTGGCGTGGCTGGGAGCGAGGCTAGAACCCAGTGATGTGGTAGATGCGCTCGAGAGGATGAGGCACAATGCCGAGTACGACGCAGGCGCGTACACGGTTGAGGCTGCACCCTACCGCGTAGACGTCTCCACATGGGTTGACGTGGCGGAGGACGTTGCAATAGGCATCGGGTACGATAGGGTAGGGTGGCAGGCACCGCCCCCCACCACCAGGGGCTCTCTTTCACCGATTCGAGGCCTAGAGAGGAGCATACGCGTGATACTAGCTGGGTACGGGTTCCAAGAGGTGTATAGCTTCACGCTGACAAGCTGCGAGAGACAAGAGGAGCTAGGAGCAGTACCTACAACGATGCTCGTGAGGGTCGCAAACCCAGTCAGCAGGGAGCTAGCCTGCCTGCGCGCCTCGATAACCCCCCAGCTCCTAGAGCTGGCCGCCCAGAACCAGCACATCGTGCCACTCCGCATATTCGAGATGGGGGATGTGGCCCTCGTGGACGAGAGTCGACCCGAGAAGGTAAGGATTGAGAAACATCTAGCAATACTATTGATGGATGAGCGCGTAGGCTATGAGGATATCCAGTCGTACGTGTGGGGTCTTGTAAGGCTCCTGGGCGACGAGATAAGGGAAGTTGAGGAGGTAGACCATCCGCTGTTGATACCAGGTAGGGCCGCGAGGATAAAGACACGAGACGGCCTGGAGGGCATCCTAGGCGAGGTACACCCAGCACACCTAGAGAAGCTAGAGATACGCTACCCAGTCGCAATAGCCGAGCTAAGGTATGACACAGTAGCAAAACCGCGCCTAGCCAACCCCTACAAAGCTCTCCACAGCAGCTAG
- a CDS encoding alkaline phosphatase family protein yields MCTNRYPPITWPSWASIETGLRPSQHGIIDFHTLDGQLVTAYDLEVPRIFEVAAMMGRRVLVVNPVPSTPIIPVKNLNVLSLEMFSHKLVYHGEFVKRYARLFPREAPAPEKCDVEDYAAIANGYLELLEKAENFDYVWIATNYPDRLLHVCPDAVERFVEGEKLFLEAIDAIVEEGLSKFDVVMVVSDHGFTLYKRVIHVNVALHKAGLARFTSDPTRAPPHTPELHKRTVLCVNPRLVYLLERLRLRGVARRAARLVSRMTRSKVVMRSMFLDWVNSEALQPCHMYGVVVRKAELIDHVIRILSEIEGVRLVEPREFYDPGPFNERYPHVIVLPDHDKGYTISHYYSSDIITERLTPDHHPDGVFSVYPMDALQDAGFNINMKLRVVNPVIIGGVQFALLGLPLQRGTPRRAIERILGVKLSEADYTVKWRIAKRFASRTIH; encoded by the coding sequence GTGTGTACAAACCGGTACCCCCCGATAACATGGCCTTCTTGGGCAAGCATAGAGACTGGGCTACGTCCGTCGCAACATGGAATCATAGATTTCCACACGTTAGATGGGCAGCTTGTGACGGCATATGATCTTGAAGTACCGCGGATATTCGAAGTGGCTGCTATGATGGGTCGTAGGGTGTTGGTTGTTAACCCAGTGCCAAGTACGCCAATAATACCAGTAAAAAACCTCAATGTATTGTCATTGGAAATGTTTTCGCACAAGTTAGTCTACCATGGTGAATTTGTTAAGAGATATGCCCGGCTATTCCCTCGCGAGGCACCAGCTCCCGAGAAGTGTGATGTAGAAGATTATGCTGCTATTGCTAATGGTTATCTCGAGCTTCTAGAGAAAGCTGAAAACTTTGATTATGTCTGGATCGCGACTAACTATCCGGATAGGCTTTTGCATGTATGTCCGGATGCAGTAGAGAGGTTCGTTGAGGGTGAGAAGCTATTCCTTGAAGCTATCGATGCAATTGTAGAGGAAGGTCTATCGAAGTTCGATGTGGTAATGGTTGTATCGGACCACGGCTTTACACTATACAAGCGTGTTATACATGTCAACGTGGCACTGCACAAGGCTGGATTGGCGCGCTTTACCAGTGACCCCACCAGGGCACCCCCGCATACACCTGAGCTGCACAAACGTACAGTGCTCTGTGTCAACCCTAGATTAGTGTATTTACTTGAGAGGCTTCGGCTTAGAGGTGTAGCGAGGCGAGCTGCTAGACTCGTTTCAAGGATGACGAGAAGCAAGGTGGTGATGCGTAGTATGTTTCTAGATTGGGTTAATTCTGAAGCCTTACAACCATGTCATATGTATGGTGTTGTTGTACGTAAGGCTGAGCTTATAGATCATGTTATCCGCATATTGTCTGAGATAGAGGGTGTACGTCTTGTCGAGCCACGAGAGTTCTATGACCCGGGCCCGTTCAATGAGAGGTATCCGCATGTTATCGTGTTACCTGATCATGATAAAGGCTATACGATATCTCATTACTATTCAAGTGACATTATAACTGAAAGATTGACTCCCGATCATCACCCAGATGGTGTCTTCTCTGTGTATCCCATGGATGCTCTTCAGGATGCCGGGTTCAATATTAACATGAAGCTTCGAGTAGTTAACCCGGTTATTATTGGGGGGGTTCAGTTCGCTCTTCTCGGTCTGCCTTTGCAACGTGGCACGCCGAGACGAGCTATAGAGAGGATATTGGGTGTAAAGCTCAGCGAGGCAGACTATACAGTAAAGTGGAGAATTGCAAAGAGATTCGCATCAAGGACGATACACTAG
- the rsgA gene encoding GTPase RsgA produces MILASWKTIAWLVRRADVVLEVVDARDPMATRSRRLERLVEALGKKLIIVINKSDLVPREVAEKWKRLFEDMGYTAVYMAAREHMGTRKLRVAIKRAVEARPIIVAVTGFPKTGKSTVINALKGKHAASTSPIPGSPGYTRHVQLYRIGQSMYMLDSPGVIPVEGGSLEAVIRGKPPEQLKDPVNPAIELLKKALRYNPRAVVDAYGIEETDPLRILELIAIKRGWRYKTTGEPNIDEAARQVIRDYHEAKLNFYVPPEEYMRKLKSETKEEVWL; encoded by the coding sequence TTGATACTGGCGTCGTGGAAGACCATTGCGTGGCTCGTGAGGAGGGCTGACGTTGTACTGGAGGTTGTTGACGCGAGGGATCCTATGGCAACCAGGAGTAGGCGTCTTGAGCGTCTAGTAGAGGCTCTTGGCAAGAAGCTCATCATCGTGATAAACAAGTCTGACCTGGTGCCCCGGGAGGTTGCTGAGAAGTGGAAGAGGCTCTTCGAGGATATGGGGTACACAGCGGTCTACATGGCGGCTAGGGAGCATATGGGTACGCGCAAGCTACGAGTGGCGATAAAGAGGGCTGTAGAGGCGAGGCCCATCATCGTAGCTGTGACCGGATTCCCGAAAACCGGCAAGTCCACTGTGATAAACGCGCTTAAGGGCAAACACGCGGCATCAACGAGCCCCATACCCGGTAGCCCAGGGTACACGCGGCACGTGCAGCTCTACCGTATCGGTCAGAGTATGTACATGCTCGACTCTCCCGGCGTGATACCGGTTGAGGGTGGTAGCCTCGAAGCCGTGATTCGCGGTAAACCGCCGGAGCAACTGAAGGACCCGGTAAACCCTGCGATAGAACTGCTCAAGAAGGCGCTCCGCTACAACCCGCGCGCAGTTGTCGACGCGTACGGCATCGAGGAGACGGACCCCCTTCGCATACTAGAATTGATAGCCATCAAGAGAGGGTGGAGGTACAAGACGACAGGCGAGCCGAACATAGATGAGGCGGCGCGCCAAGTGATAAGAGACTATCACGAGGCAAAGCTGAACTTCTACGTGCCACCCGAAGAGTACATGAGGAAGTTGAAGAGCGAGACTAAAGAAGAGGTTTGGCTCTAA
- a CDS encoding transcriptional regulator, with protein sequence MYSLLGSTTQEGCATIAEYEGETLRKRIISLLKESSRPLTAREIGDLLGLDPREEKRVYEEIMHAAKSLARQTNLRIYMVPPRCAKCGYTFTDLKKAKKPSRCPKCKSERILPPAFYIDEA encoded by the coding sequence GTGTATAGCTTGCTGGGGTCAACCACCCAAGAGGGGTGCGCTACCATCGCCGAGTATGAGGGCGAGACGCTACGCAAGAGGATAATCTCGCTCCTAAAGGAGTCTAGCAGGCCTCTGACCGCCAGGGAGATCGGGGACCTCCTAGGCCTCGACCCGAGGGAGGAGAAGAGGGTATACGAGGAGATTATGCATGCAGCCAAGAGCCTAGCTAGGCAGACGAACCTCAGGATATACATGGTGCCCCCGAGGTGCGCGAAATGCGGCTACACATTCACAGACCTAAAGAAGGCTAAGAAGCCCAGCAGATGCCCAAAATGCAAGAGCGAGAGGATACTCCCACCAGCCTTCTACATAGACGAGGCGTGA
- a CDS encoding 4Fe-4S binding protein, which yields MVRKLFAILRGRPPRGKYTLLRRSMQVALLLLFATQVLFHGAIIEGSLASSRILKTIPMLDIFAWLEQLVASHQATLESIIAVLVVFTLYSVLGRFFCGWVCPMDMLFSIFERKLATPRSPRFARPHEAGRLEKLVPVAAMIAFLLLSVVFAQPFFTTISPIAGTTKLAATLVGILYNVPGATISLAIAWVTTTLAALAINIVAERVFGVKRLWCRFICPAGNIFGHVMNKYSLLTVKTVASNRCTFCQLCSVVCPMTIDVANIAKRGEDIRDYRCFRCGRCVEVCPERVLALTIGLPRRRTRGGDERRKA from the coding sequence ATGGTTAGGAAACTCTTTGCTATCCTGAGAGGCAGGCCGCCTAGAGGCAAGTACACGCTACTACGACGCTCTATGCAGGTAGCATTGCTGTTGCTGTTTGCCACGCAGGTGTTGTTCCACGGGGCAATAATAGAGGGTAGCCTAGCCTCCTCGAGGATACTCAAGACGATACCAATGCTCGATATATTCGCGTGGCTCGAGCAGCTCGTAGCCTCGCACCAAGCGACGCTAGAGTCTATCATTGCTGTTCTCGTGGTGTTCACCCTCTATAGTGTGCTCGGGAGATTCTTCTGCGGGTGGGTCTGCCCGATGGACATGCTATTCTCGATATTCGAGCGTAAACTGGCAACGCCTAGAAGCCCGAGATTCGCAAGGCCACATGAGGCCGGGCGTTTAGAGAAGCTGGTGCCAGTTGCGGCGATGATAGCATTCCTACTGCTTAGCGTAGTGTTCGCTCAGCCATTCTTCACGACAATATCGCCGATCGCAGGTACCACGAAGCTAGCTGCGACGCTAGTCGGTATACTGTATAACGTGCCCGGGGCGACAATAAGCCTGGCAATCGCATGGGTCACCACAACGCTAGCGGCGCTCGCGATCAACATTGTTGCTGAGAGAGTGTTCGGCGTAAAGAGGCTATGGTGTAGGTTCATATGCCCCGCGGGCAACATATTCGGCCACGTGATGAACAAGTATAGCCTGTTGACCGTAAAAACAGTAGCCAGTAATAGGTGCACATTCTGCCAATTGTGTAGCGTAGTGTGCCCAATGACAATAGATGTCGCGAATATCGCGAAGAGAGGTGAGGATATCAGAGATTACCGGTGCTTCAGGTGCGGTAGGTGCGTCGAAGTATGTCCAGAGAGGGTACTAGCCCTTACAATAGGCCTGCCTCGGCGTAGAACAAGAGGAGGAGACGAGAGAAGAAAGGCTTAG
- a CDS encoding 4Fe-4S dicluster domain-containing protein, protein MDKSGVTRLSRREFLKAVGAGVVAASIGSVASSFAAGEGTRGAGNERSGENVYYVEFEIDAERDRERYEYYKSLGLLIERDGKICVANPLLPDRCMTYVKPYEEDRFELLPPGADEDFYAKCVRCGLCYYACLYEGYYAIRLVGVEGGLERVGTPIVPDVMHYPCTLCMKCTIVCPTGALREVKPKEVRMGVAMIDPDLCWAWNSGECYSCAKACPFGTEVFEFTFNEWGVHTRVRPEKCTGCGQCVSACPVNGSAIHVLPREEYERRAKNFKNTGMSYEEYLELILRTERENPEKATFRAMIVNSDYIINIRGIVSEKVVETLETENEES, encoded by the coding sequence ATGGATAAAAGTGGTGTTACACGCCTTTCACGTCGAGAGTTTCTGAAGGCAGTAGGGGCTGGTGTAGTAGCAGCTAGTATTGGAAGCGTGGCATCCTCCTTCGCGGCTGGAGAGGGGACTCGCGGCGCCGGCAACGAGAGAAGCGGAGAAAATGTATACTATGTGGAGTTTGAGATTGATGCGGAGCGTGATAGGGAAAGGTACGAGTATTACAAGTCGCTTGGACTACTTATAGAGCGTGACGGTAAGATCTGTGTTGCTAATCCTTTGCTTCCCGACCGGTGCATGACATACGTGAAGCCCTACGAGGAGGATAGGTTTGAGCTTTTACCGCCAGGTGCTGATGAAGACTTTTATGCAAAATGTGTACGTTGCGGGTTGTGCTACTATGCCTGCCTGTACGAGGGATACTATGCTATAAGGCTCGTTGGCGTTGAGGGCGGGCTTGAGCGTGTAGGGACGCCCATAGTGCCAGATGTTATGCATTACCCGTGTACCCTGTGCATGAAGTGTACTATTGTGTGCCCCACTGGTGCATTGAGAGAAGTTAAGCCCAAGGAGGTTAGGATGGGCGTCGCTATGATAGACCCGGATCTATGCTGGGCTTGGAACAGCGGCGAGTGCTACAGCTGTGCAAAGGCGTGTCCCTTCGGCACCGAGGTTTTCGAGTTCACGTTTAACGAGTGGGGTGTCCACACGCGGGTGAGGCCAGAGAAGTGCACTGGTTGCGGGCAGTGTGTGTCGGCCTGCCCGGTAAACGGTAGTGCGATTCACGTTCTGCCTAGGGAGGAGTACGAGAGGAGAGCCAAGAACTTCAAGAATACTGGTATGAGCTATGAAGAGTATCTCGAGTTGATACTTCGTACTGAGCGCGAGAATCCTGAAAAGGCGACGTTCAGGGCGATGATAGTCAATAGCGACTATATCATAAACATTAGGGGTATTGTCTCCGAGAAAGTTGTTGAGACTCTCGAGACAGAGAATGAGGAGAGTTGA